In the genome of Chlamydiales bacterium, the window CCTGCTAAACAGGTACCGCGGGTTCAAATCCCGCTCTTTCCGTTTCCCTTAAAAAAGAGCGCTCGGAGAAGAAACGGACGTCAATGGACGAACACGGACAGGAAACGGACGAGAACGGACACGCGCGAAAAAAAGAATTCTTTCCCTCTCTCTTGCCCGCCTGTCCGTTTCCTGTCCGTGCCCGTCCATTTCTTGTCCATTAATGTCCTTTTCCCAGGCGGGCCTTCTCTTCTCTCAGTCAAAGCGAGGGAGAAATAATGATGGCACTTGGAAAGGCAAAAAGTTATAAGGTATTACTCATGGAGACACGCCGATGAAAGTTGCGCCTCATTCAAAAGAGTCGGAGATGATGGTTCTTGGCTGTATGCTCACGAGCGTAAATAGCCTGAACATCGCTGCCGATGCCCTAGATGAAAACGACTTCTACTTTCCAGAACACAAGGTCATCTTCCAGGTTTTGAAGACGGCCTACCGCAACGATAGACCCGCCGATGTGCATATCGTCTGCGAAGAGCTCAAGAGGCTGGATCAGCTCACAACAGTCGGCGGCGTCAGCTACATCACCACACTCGCACAGTATGTCGGCACCTCGGCCTACATCGAAGAGTATGTCGACATGGTGCGCGACAAGGCGCTCTTAAGACGCATGATCGAGGCGGCGCAATTCGTTGAGAAGGCCGCCCTAAACGACCCCGACGACGTCCACAACACTCTCGACACTGCGCAGCAGAAGTTCTTCGTCATTAGCCAGAGCGCAAACCCCTCTGCAGGCGTCCATATCCGCGACCTCCTCTCTGGATCGAAGGCCCTCTCCAAAACTCCCTATCTGAAAGAGCTGCAGGAGCGTCAGGAGCAGTTTCAGAAAAAGGGGCCCGATGAGCCGGGCATTACAGGCATCCCTACACACTTTATCGACCTCGACACGATGGTCAACGGCCTCTCCCCCTCCAACTTGATGATCCTCGCCGCGCGCCCTGCGATGGGAAAGACAGCGCTCGCGTTAAACATCTGCGAGCACGTCTGCTTTAAGAACAACCTACCTGTCGGGATCTTCTCGCTTGAGATGACAGCAGATCAGCTTTTACACCGCATGATCTGCTCTCAAGCTGAGGTCGAGTCTGACAAGATCAAGAAGGGAGCGCTTAGCGGCAGCGAGTTCCAGCGGATTGTCGGCACCGTGAATGCGATGCAGAAGTCTAACATGATCATCGACGATCAGCCGGGACTTAAGATCACAGATCTGCGCGCAAGAGCCCGCCGCATGAAAGAGAGCCAGGGCATCGCACTTCTCGTCGTCGACTACTTGCAGCTTCTCTCCGGTTCTGGAGTGACGCGCTCTGCTGAGAACAGACAGAATGAGATCTCCGAGATCTCGCGAATGCTTAAGAATTTAGCTCGAGAGCTGAACATCCCGATCATCTGCCTCTCTCAGCTGTCGCGTAAAGTGGAAGAGCGCGCAGGACACAGGCCGATGATGAGCGATTTAAGAGAGAGTGGATCGATCGAGCAGGATGCGGATATCGTGATGTTCCTTCTGCGCAGAGAGTATTACGACCCCTACGACAAGCCCGGCACAGCCGAGCTCATCGTCGCAAAAAACCGCCACGGCGGCATTGGAAATATCA includes:
- the dnaB gene encoding replicative DNA helicase, translating into MKVAPHSKESEMMVLGCMLTSVNSLNIAADALDENDFYFPEHKVIFQVLKTAYRNDRPADVHIVCEELKRLDQLTTVGGVSYITTLAQYVGTSAYIEEYVDMVRDKALLRRMIEAAQFVEKAALNDPDDVHNTLDTAQQKFFVISQSANPSAGVHIRDLLSGSKALSKTPYLKELQERQEQFQKKGPDEPGITGIPTHFIDLDTMVNGLSPSNLMILAARPAMGKTALALNICEHVCFKNNLPVGIFSLEMTADQLLHRMICSQAEVESDKIKKGALSGSEFQRIVGTVNAMQKSNMIIDDQPGLKITDLRARARRMKESQGIALLVVDYLQLLSGSGVTRSAENRQNEISEISRMLKNLARELNIPIICLSQLSRKVEERAGHRPMMSDLRESGSIEQDADIVMFLLRREYYDPYDKPGTAELIVAKNRHGGIGNINLTYRKELAQFANYSAVRAGSSGKEENDAAFAAFSPGED